One Helicobacter cetorum MIT 00-7128 DNA window includes the following coding sequences:
- a CDS encoding vWA domain-containing protein — MSDSVFDDYFGDNEEKKQEVFSEGDEEALNPNTRVPVCLCLDISSSMSGAPIDELNKGVQEFYKAINDDDDAKDSAEVCIVTFNSSTQVLEPFSSIKGNFTPPTLYASGMTAMGAGVELALNELEKRKAYYKSNGIDYYQPFMVLMTDGEPTDYINQATQKTCDLEAQKKLTILPIGIGGANMQILGQFSQLRQPMKLHGLDFKAFFQWLSKSVSVVSSSTAGNAVNLPNPSGWGSVVP, encoded by the coding sequence ATGAGCGATAGCGTTTTTGATGATTATTTTGGAGATAATGAAGAAAAGAAACAAGAAGTCTTTAGCGAGGGCGATGAAGAGGCACTAAATCCTAATACAAGAGTGCCGGTGTGCTTGTGTTTGGATATTAGTAGTTCTATGAGTGGAGCTCCTATTGATGAGTTAAACAAAGGGGTGCAAGAATTTTATAAAGCAATCAATGATGATGATGACGCTAAAGATAGTGCGGAAGTGTGCATTGTAACTTTTAATAGCAGCACTCAAGTTTTAGAGCCTTTTAGCTCTATTAAAGGCAATTTCACGCCCCCTACCCTTTATGCAAGTGGTATGACTGCTATGGGAGCTGGCGTAGAATTAGCCTTAAATGAGTTAGAAAAAAGAAAGGCTTACTACAAATCTAATGGCATAGATTATTATCAGCCCTTTATGGTGCTAATGACTGATGGCGAACCTACGGATTACATCAACCAAGCTACGCAAAAAACTTGTGATTTAGAGGCTCAAAAAAAGCTTACTATCTTACCTATTGGCATAGGTGGGGCTAATATGCAAATTCTAGGACAATTTAGCCAATTAAGACAACCTATGAAATTGCATGGGCTTGACTTTAAAGCCTTTTTCCAATGGCTCTCAAAAAGTGTGAGTGTTGTGTCTAGTTCTACGGCTGGAAATGCTGTAAATTTACCTAATCCTAGTGGTTGGGGAAGTGTCGTGCCATAA
- the flhB gene encoding flagellar biosynthesis protein FlhB, with protein MAEEEKTELPSAKKIQKAREEGNVPKSMEVVGFLGLLAGLLSIFIFFMWWVDGFSEIYRQILKDFSLDFSKEDAYKLFYQLAKDAFLLLLPLLVILVVVAFLANTLQFGLLFAPKTIQPKFSKINPINGVKNLFSLKKLIDGSLITLKVFLAFFLGFFIFSLFLGELNHTALLNLNSQLLWFRNKALLLIASLLFLFFVMAFIDLIIKRRQYTNSLKMTKQEVKDEYKQQEGNPEIKAKIRQMMMKNATNKMMKEIPKANVVVTNPTHYAIALKFDEEHPVPVVVAKGTDHLAIRIKGIAREHGIEIIENKKLARELFRDVKLNATIPEELFEAVAIVFAQVAKLEEERKKQRIIKSF; from the coding sequence ATGGCTGAAGAAGAAAAAACCGAACTCCCTAGTGCGAAAAAAATCCAAAAAGCTAGAGAAGAAGGCAATGTGCCTAAGAGCATGGAAGTGGTGGGGTTTTTAGGACTATTAGCGGGGTTATTAAGTATTTTTATATTCTTTATGTGGTGGGTAGATGGCTTTAGCGAAATATATCGCCAAATTTTAAAGGATTTTTCTTTAGATTTTAGCAAAGAAGATGCTTACAAGCTTTTTTATCAGCTTGCCAAAGACGCTTTTTTATTGCTCTTACCCCTTTTAGTCATTTTAGTTGTTGTGGCGTTTTTAGCTAATACTTTGCAATTTGGTTTGCTCTTTGCTCCCAAAACCATACAGCCCAAATTTTCTAAAATCAATCCTATTAATGGCGTTAAAAACCTTTTTTCTTTAAAAAAGCTCATTGATGGAAGTTTGATTACTCTAAAAGTTTTTTTAGCTTTTTTTCTAGGATTTTTTATTTTTTCTTTATTTTTAGGGGAATTAAACCATACAGCCCTTTTAAATTTAAACAGCCAATTATTATGGTTTAGGAATAAGGCGTTATTACTCATTGCTTCGCTTTTATTTTTATTTTTTGTCATGGCTTTTATAGATTTAATCATCAAACGCCGTCAATACACTAACTCTTTAAAAATGACTAAACAAGAAGTCAAAGACGAATACAAACAGCAAGAAGGAAACCCTGAAATCAAAGCCAAAATCCGCCAAATGATGATGAAAAATGCCACCAATAAAATGATGAAAGAAATTCCTAAGGCTAATGTTGTTGTAACTAACCCCACCCACTATGCCATTGCTCTAAAATTTGATGAAGAACACCCCGTGCCCGTAGTTGTGGCTAAGGGAACTGACCATTTAGCTATCAGGATTAAGGGTATTGCTAGAGAGCATGGCATAGAAATTATAGAAAATAAAAAACTCGCTAGAGAGCTTTTTAGAGATGTGAAATTAAACGCTACGATACCAGAAGAATTATTTGAGGCTGTAGCAATTGTGTTTGCTCAAGTAGCCAAACTAGAAGAAGAGCGCAAAAAACAAAGGATTATCAAATCCTTTTAA
- the mobA gene encoding molybdenum cofactor guanylyltransferase MobA, with protein sequence MKLPFINDIPCVLLAGGKSSRFIVNNAQTNKALMPFKSYSSLLEYQYTRLLTHFKEVFISVKKPFKLNAPYLLETENEIFSPLFGIHNAFLTLQTPYIFFITIDTPLVSFDSINVLCEIQNFSVVYAKSPIKEHYLISLWHKNVLDTLNNAIKNKNYRLSTLIKSMPTKSIDFDSEEEFLNLNTLKDYELALKILKEKKHG encoded by the coding sequence TTGAAACTACCTTTTATCAATGATATTCCTTGTGTCCTACTTGCTGGGGGTAAAAGCTCTCGTTTTATTGTGAATAACGCCCAAACAAACAAAGCTCTTATGCCCTTTAAGTCTTATTCTAGCCTTTTAGAATACCAATACACACGCCTTTTAACGCATTTTAAAGAAGTATTTATTAGTGTTAAAAAGCCTTTCAAACTAAACGCCCCCTATCTTTTAGAAACAGAGAATGAAATTTTTTCACCCCTTTTTGGCATTCATAACGCTTTTTTAACATTGCAAACCCCCTATATTTTTTTTATCACCATAGACACGCCTTTAGTATCCTTTGATAGTATTAACGTTCTTTGTGAAATCCAAAACTTTAGCGTAGTGTATGCTAAAAGCCCCATTAAAGAGCATTATTTAATTTCCTTGTGGCATAAAAATGTTCTTGATACTCTTAATAACGCTATTAAAAATAAAAATTATCGCCTTAGCACTCTTATAAAAAGTATGCCAACAAAGAGTATAGATTTTGATAGCGAAGAAGAATTTCTAAATCTCAACACCCTAAAAGACTATGAATTAGCCTTAAAAATTTTAAAAGAGAAAAAACATGGCTGA
- a CDS encoding PP2C family serine/threonine-protein phosphatase, translating to MKCDNFSVAIQGKGHIKTNTPCQDKVYFLTKNNVSAIALSDGAGSAKLSHFGAKCVTQNICAYLCEHFNELYGNENGLKIKQDLLDFLLEKLSFLQEELNCEKKDLSCTLLFVAICDNKYIIGHIGDGVISYVNKNKEFKAISCEEKESEANLTIFVTSKYALNDMRLFKGELNNILGFVLFSDGSQVSLYNRHKNIFAKSLDNIFKFYKTYGSYKKGRKKLRELLENYCLNTLRKNTTDDCSLNFLFVRQVQENTIELSLKKRLEIFKKCKKLEPTLKRMHKAIKNNSPFYYQKLLKEINETNATHLSKQQMLEINKPNKRLELISKRMQKVAKSNCPHCALKFLKEMANNSNE from the coding sequence ATGAAATGCGATAATTTTAGCGTTGCTATTCAAGGCAAGGGGCATATCAAAACTAACACCCCTTGTCAAGATAAAGTCTATTTTTTAACTAAAAATAATGTGAGTGCAATAGCTTTAAGTGATGGGGCAGGAAGTGCTAAATTATCGCATTTTGGAGCTAAGTGCGTTACACAAAATATTTGTGCGTATTTATGCGAACATTTTAATGAGCTTTATGGTAATGAAAATGGTCTCAAAATCAAGCAAGATTTATTAGATTTTTTATTAGAGAAATTAAGTTTTTTACAAGAAGAACTAAATTGTGAAAAAAAAGATTTATCCTGCACCTTGCTTTTTGTGGCTATTTGTGATAACAAATATATCATAGGACATATTGGCGATGGCGTGATTAGCTATGTTAATAAAAATAAAGAATTTAAGGCTATTTCTTGCGAAGAAAAGGAAAGCGAGGCAAATTTAACGATATTTGTAACTTCAAAATACGCCCTAAATGACATGCGTTTGTTTAAGGGGGAGTTAAATAATATCTTAGGTTTTGTGCTATTTAGTGATGGGTCTCAAGTAAGTTTGTATAATAGGCATAAAAATATTTTTGCGAAGTCTTTAGACAATATTTTTAAGTTTTATAAAACATACGGCTCTTATAAAAAGGGCAGAAAAAAATTAAGAGAGCTTTTAGAAAATTATTGTCTCAACACTTTAAGGAAAAACACCACTGATGATTGCTCACTTAATTTTTTGTTTGTTAGGCAAGTCCAAGAAAATACAATAGAACTATCTTTAAAGAAACGCTTAGAGATTTTTAAAAAGTGTAAAAAATTAGAACCCACTTTAAAACGCATGCATAAGGCTATCAAAAATAATAGCCCCTTTTATTATCAAAAGCTTTTAAAAGAAATCAATGAAACTAACGCTACTCATTTGTCTAAACAACAAATGTTAGAAATAAACAAGCCAAATAAAAGACTAGAGCTAATCTCAAAACGCATGCAAAAAGTTGCTAAAAGTAATTGCCCACATTGTGCTTTAAAATTTTTAAAAGAAATGGCTAACAATTCTAATGAATAG
- a CDS encoding AAA family ATPase: MEHNLELKTRFLQLCNFEPLGENSPTKLLLNAHFSGDKQGGLVILVGENNVGKSRVLEALKLFDSKKISNDYRDYKEIGTNECECPKRGILRLVNNAIGRQIVLAKTSNDWEFQIDTTYDKLFIDIFELLPQKQLPNGYDVHEKLKEISDVFYKNKYNICCVLNRNYEKVVDVIKEIIEKLSSYHQEIEQKIPTIKEDIQDLLLSELDKENCQTIKNKLEEQDKSLCIYFIEEHEKYKKSKGNNDKKIHKILADFEKNINKLREKLKELEEIVGKKRSSSIQQSLLREKEKREEKDFVGHAEKGLINLDANYYIQKNELPIWLIRFLHEHVLKPNYTQLKEEMVLADEDFVSIKQGYKNICYILDNMNIYKKIYDSHSLKNLSQEELKQEINKFGEEIEKRIFGSSGNNVVQTYYVLHSMRNPSFSLKGSAESITESINYMQKGWRKTKEKLLQAKSRKEFIKLCDMFSRQLRRVPNNGIFTSKIDDSFPSIREYKDIQIVSENLGAQLDLNEPKISIKELDKPSWFFESSLFMEICLGKDYYAKLLKSWKKEVDCQEYFIYFIRYKEFISKLKESGREKRDKRESELGKMAYCLGVPKKRIKLHGIFKSLSNFDTILLTDNPCLFTDICNRIECSIKSSFHNDNIKLDLYSKDRSIGSFEGTFREILQHDIQSRIDSLATQDFNKLCAISQDEKALGSGYRFEIGVQYQQDLRYEFEFKIYDRRKSKEKKPAILEQQSMGFKWAFNFVFGFLYSAGIPPIFSKNNIYVIDEPATNLSVPARKQFREFLKDYAYRHGVTFVLATHDPFLVDTDHLDEIRIVEKTKQGSVIHNDFNYPLNDVSKDSDALDKIKRSLGVGQHVFHNPMEHQIVFVEGITDYCYLTAFKLYFNKHIDKFKKDPINFTFLPISGLKDNAQDMETTIKALQKLDRNPVVLIDDDRKSGVDPQKVNSEKFKEKNKDLGSPIKILQLSQCNENFKQIEDLFSTSDKEKYAKNKRMELAMAFKTKLLYGGQDVVSKQTESNFLKLFEWII, translated from the coding sequence ATGGAGCATAACTTGGAATTAAAAACGCGGTTTTTACAACTTTGCAATTTTGAACCTTTAGGCGAAAACTCGCCTACCAAACTACTCTTAAACGCACATTTTAGTGGCGATAAGCAAGGCGGACTAGTGATTTTGGTGGGAGAAAATAATGTAGGCAAGAGCAGGGTTTTGGAAGCTTTGAAACTATTTGATAGCAAGAAGATAAGCAATGATTATAGGGATTATAAAGAGATAGGGACTAATGAGTGTGAATGTCCGAAAAGAGGTATATTAAGGTTGGTGAATAATGCCATTGGGCGACAAATAGTCTTGGCTAAAACTTCAAATGATTGGGAATTTCAGATTGATACTACTTATGATAAACTTTTTATTGATATTTTTGAATTATTACCCCAAAAACAACTTCCTAATGGTTATGATGTGCATGAAAAACTTAAAGAAATTTCTGATGTTTTCTATAAAAATAAATATAATATTTGTTGTGTATTGAATAGGAATTATGAAAAGGTAGTTGATGTCATAAAAGAGATTATTGAGAAATTAAGCTCCTATCATCAAGAAATAGAGCAAAAAATACCTACAATCAAAGAAGACATTCAAGATTTGCTTCTTAGTGAATTAGACAAAGAAAATTGTCAAACAATTAAAAATAAGCTAGAGGAACAAGATAAATCTTTGTGTATCTATTTTATTGAAGAACATGAAAAATATAAAAAAAGTAAAGGAAATAATGATAAAAAAATACATAAGATTCTTGCTGACTTTGAGAAGAATATAAACAAATTAAGAGAGAAACTCAAGGAGCTTGAAGAGATTGTTGGTAAGAAAAGGTCAAGCAGTATTCAGCAAAGTTTATTAAGAGAAAAAGAAAAGAGAGAAGAAAAAGATTTTGTTGGACATGCTGAAAAAGGGTTAATAAATTTAGATGCTAACTACTATATCCAAAAAAATGAGTTGCCCATATGGCTCATAAGATTTTTACATGAACATGTTCTTAAGCCAAACTATACGCAACTCAAAGAAGAAATGGTTTTAGCAGATGAAGATTTTGTGTCTATAAAACAAGGATATAAAAATATATGTTATATATTAGATAACATGAACATATATAAAAAAATTTATGATTCTCATTCTTTAAAAAATCTATCTCAAGAAGAACTAAAACAAGAAATCAATAAATTTGGAGAAGAAATAGAAAAGAGAATATTTGGGTCATCTGGCAACAATGTGGTGCAAACATATTATGTGCTACATTCGATGCGCAATCCAAGTTTTTCTCTTAAGGGAAGTGCAGAAAGCATTACAGAAAGCATTAACTATATGCAAAAAGGGTGGCGAAAGACAAAAGAAAAACTACTACAAGCAAAAAGCCGTAAAGAATTTATAAAACTTTGTGATATGTTTAGTAGACAATTAAGAAGGGTTCCAAATAACGGCATTTTTACATCTAAAATAGATGATTCTTTTCCAAGCATAAGAGAGTATAAAGATATTCAAATTGTTAGCGAAAATCTTGGAGCCCAGCTTGACTTAAATGAACCAAAAATTTCTATTAAAGAATTAGATAAACCAAGTTGGTTTTTTGAGAGTTCGTTATTTATGGAGATATGTCTTGGTAAAGACTATTATGCCAAACTTTTGAAGTCATGGAAAAAAGAAGTTGATTGTCAAGAATATTTTATTTATTTTATTAGGTATAAAGAATTTATCAGCAAGCTAAAGGAAAGTGGCAGAGAAAAAAGAGATAAACGAGAAAGTGAGTTAGGAAAAATGGCATACTGCTTAGGTGTTCCTAAAAAGCGCATTAAATTACATGGAATTTTTAAAAGCTTATCTAATTTTGATACCATTTTATTAACAGATAATCCGTGCCTTTTTACCGATATTTGTAATAGGATTGAATGTAGTATTAAGAGTAGTTTTCATAATGATAATATAAAGCTTGATTTATATTCAAAAGATAGGAGTATTGGTTCTTTTGAGGGGACTTTTAGAGAAATATTGCAGCATGATATACAATCAAGAATTGATTCTTTAGCTACTCAAGATTTCAATAAACTTTGCGCCATCAGTCAAGATGAAAAAGCACTAGGTAGTGGTTATCGTTTTGAAATTGGCGTTCAGTATCAACAAGATTTAAGATATGAGTTTGAGTTTAAAATCTATGACCGCAGAAAATCAAAAGAGAAAAAACCTGCTATTTTAGAGCAACAGAGCATGGGTTTCAAGTGGGCGTTTAACTTTGTATTTGGTTTTCTCTATAGCGCTGGGATACCACCCATTTTTAGCAAAAATAACATCTATGTTATAGATGAACCAGCCACTAATTTAAGCGTGCCAGCTAGAAAACAATTTAGGGAATTTTTAAAAGATTATGCCTATAGGCATGGGGTTACCTTTGTTCTAGCTACTCATGACCCCTTTTTGGTGGATACTGACCATTTAGATGAAATAAGAATTGTAGAAAAAACAAAACAAGGCTCAGTGATTCACAATGACTTTAACTATCCCCTAAATGATGTGAGCAAAGACTCTGATGCTCTAGATAAAATCAAACGCTCTTTGGGGGTAGGTCAACATGTTTTTCATAACCCTATGGAACATCAAATTGTCTTTGTAGAGGGGATTACAGATTATTGCTATCTCACTGCCTTTAAATTATATTTTAATAAACATATTGATAAGTTTAAAAAAGACCCCATTAATTTTACTTTCTTGCCAATTTCTGGGCTTAAAGATAACGCACAAGATATGGAAACAACTATTAAGGCACTTCAAAAATTAGATAGAAATCCTGTTGTTTTGATAGATGATGATAGGAAAAGTGGTGTTGACCCGCAAAAAGTAAATAGTGAAAAATTTAAAGAAAAGAATAAAGATTTAGGTAGTCCTATCAAAATTTTACAACTCTCACAATGCAATGAAAATTTCAAACAAATTGAAGATTTATTTAGCACAAGCGACAAAGAAAAATACGCCAAAAATAAGCGTATGGAATTAGCCATGGCATTCAAAACCAAGCTCTTATATGGTGGGCAAGATGTGGTGAGCAAGCAAACAGAAAGCAATTTTTTAAAACTATTTGAATGGATAATTTGA
- a CDS encoding phospholipase D-like domain-containing protein has product MQSINIKENRISGYKILHNWHTNKTFIARKMGVHYVIKHVPYSLNHDVLMGKIRSLQQITHQNLNNIVDYFPLEEEIILGTATLSKGLFIVHKYQDTELFHNYFEKHIDNGVLNRNVSVIFLKSLIKLCEVLKYIHKHNHAHGNIKAENVCFNKQNQEIFLLDFGLTHLKDDKTLDFKQDFYQMALMVLKLFSSSLDIKKARLFKFENLLQDILSKMIARDYQNTDAIIDDLKNLSKKLNQTLSSAKKPKSCKELENLKTGYVTNKDENLLFLDYLFNYAKQEIIIASPWINTSVIKRREKQIKNALNRGVHITIHYGMKNQVKEDIKDEAKQILDKLQKQYSTLQIYKNEIGDHSKVIICDKKWMVVGSYNWLSFLGKDKRGETGTFNKEKDQILKMIDELNMKKHQ; this is encoded by the coding sequence ATGCAAAGTATCAATATAAAAGAAAATAGAATCTCTGGATACAAAATCTTGCATAATTGGCACACAAACAAAACTTTTATCGCTAGAAAAATGGGCGTGCATTATGTCATCAAACATGTGCCTTATTCTTTAAACCATGATGTCCTAATGGGTAAGATTAGAAGTTTGCAACAAATCACACATCAAAATTTGAATAATATTGTGGATTATTTCCCCTTAGAAGAAGAAATTATTCTAGGCACTGCAACCCTATCCAAAGGGCTTTTTATCGTTCATAAATACCAAGATACAGAATTGTTTCACAATTATTTTGAAAAGCATATTGATAATGGGGTTTTAAACAGAAATGTTAGTGTAATCTTCTTAAAATCTTTAATCAAACTTTGTGAAGTCTTAAAATATATCCATAAACATAACCATGCGCATGGCAATATTAAGGCAGAAAATGTGTGTTTTAACAAACAAAATCAAGAAATATTTTTGCTAGACTTTGGATTAACCCATTTAAAAGATGATAAAACCCTAGATTTTAAACAAGATTTTTATCAAATGGCTTTAATGGTCTTAAAACTTTTTAGCTCTTCATTAGACATTAAAAAAGCTCGTTTATTTAAATTTGAAAATCTTTTGCAAGACATCTTATCAAAAATGATAGCTAGAGACTATCAAAATACTGATGCAATCATAGATGATTTAAAAAATTTGTCTAAGAAATTAAATCAAACTCTAAGCTCTGCTAAAAAGCCAAAGAGTTGTAAAGAATTAGAAAATCTTAAAACGGGTTATGTTACCAATAAAGATGAGAACTTGCTTTTCTTGGATTATTTGTTTAATTATGCCAAACAAGAAATCATCATCGCCTCTCCATGGATTAATACAAGTGTGATTAAAAGACGAGAAAAACAAATCAAAAATGCTTTAAATAGAGGGGTGCATATCACTATTCATTATGGCATGAAAAATCAAGTGAAAGAGGATATTAAAGATGAGGCGAAACAAATTTTAGACAAACTTCAAAAACAATATAGCACCTTACAAATTTATAAAAATGAAATCGGCGACCACTCTAAAGTCATCATTTGTGATAAAAAATGGATGGTTGTAGGCAGTTATAATTGGCTCTCTTTCTTAGGTAAGGACAAGAGAGGAGAAACTGGCACTTTCAATAAAGAAAAAGACCAAATTTTAAAAATGATTGATGAATTAAACATGAAAAAACACCAATAA
- a CDS encoding protein kinase, producing the protein MNSYFTTKNQKIELSKKLNKGGEGEVYEIINSASSLGFSFNAHQIHQNTPLELKNFKTKIKEKALQQSITHYANKSKNFNKENLDFFSAKLLKAPTQKTFSSPKIKALEQILHKIGSSQTSTQTIELVAKIFTFNDDNKTPQEKEQKLQELEQKLNFMLQNPINDTAIYYPLKLLYDGQRRFKGYLMLKANGMMFKDVFAGNKIKTAFPNITKRDLIIIALNWLKKIEILHAKNILVGDINPKNIMMNENYEVFLIDTDSYQMGSFLCKVGFGAFVSKELLESGAKSKNGKEHYTKTRDLSDEYYAIAVMIFYILMLGFSPYSHKNEDKERENKPEENTLKGYFPYSVQKINGGYGDKIPAIKGKKFLEHCWSHLHDDIKLAFYESFNPQGRYYAPNNRLSPKAWINLLEIYQRDLNNLIQKDSLANSVIPSRLRNY; encoded by the coding sequence ATGAATAGCTATTTCACAACAAAAAATCAAAAAATAGAGCTTTCTAAAAAACTTAATAAAGGTGGTGAGGGAGAAGTTTATGAAATAATCAATAGTGCGAGTAGCTTAGGCTTTTCTTTTAATGCGCATCAAATTCATCAAAACACGCCTTTAGAGTTAAAAAATTTTAAGACTAAGATTAAAGAGAAAGCCTTGCAACAATCCATTACGCACTATGCGAATAAATCCAAGAATTTTAACAAAGAAAATTTAGATTTTTTTAGCGCTAAACTTTTAAAAGCCCCTACGCAGAAAACTTTTAGTTCGCCTAAAATAAAAGCTTTAGAGCAAATTTTACATAAAATTGGGTCATCTCAAACTAGCACACAAACTATTGAGCTAGTGGCTAAAATCTTTACCTTTAATGATGACAATAAAACTCCACAAGAAAAAGAACAAAAATTACAAGAATTAGAACAAAAACTAAATTTTATGCTCCAAAACCCTATAAACGACACAGCGATTTACTACCCCCTAAAATTGCTTTATGACGGGCAAAGAAGATTTAAGGGCTACTTAATGCTAAAAGCAAATGGCATGATGTTTAAAGATGTGTTTGCAGGGAATAAAATCAAAACAGCTTTTCCTAATATCACCAAAAGAGATTTAATTATTATCGCTCTTAATTGGCTTAAAAAAATAGAGATTTTACATGCTAAAAACATCTTAGTGGGCGATATTAACCCTAAAAATATCATGATGAATGAAAACTACGAAGTCTTTTTGATAGACACTGACAGCTATCAAATGGGCTCGTTTTTATGTAAAGTTGGTTTTGGGGCTTTTGTTTCTAAAGAACTTTTAGAGAGTGGAGCGAAGAGTAAGAATGGTAAGGAGCATTATACAAAAACTAGAGATTTAAGCGATGAATATTATGCCATAGCTGTGATGATATTTTATATTTTAATGCTAGGTTTTAGCCCCTATTCACATAAAAATGAAGATAAAGAAAGAGAAAATAAGCCCGAAGAAAACACTTTAAAAGGTTATTTCCCTTATTCAGTGCAAAAGATAAATGGTGGTTATGGCGATAAAATCCCTGCTATAAAAGGCAAAAAATTTTTAGAACATTGCTGGTCGCATTTGCACGATGACATTAAGCTTGCTTTTTATGAAAGCTTTAACCCACAAGGGCGTTATTATGCCCCAAACAATAGATTAAGCCCCAAAGCTTGGATAAATCTTTTAGAAATCTATCAAAGAGATTTGAACAACTTAATCCAAAAAGATAGCTTAGCTAATAGCGTCATTCCTTCTAGATTAAGGAATTATTAG
- the moaA gene encoding GTP 3',8-cyclase MoaA, whose amino-acid sequence MLIDSFDRVIDYIRVSVTKQCNFRCQYCMPTTPLDFFDDEELLPLDNVLEFLKIAIDEGIRKIRITGGEPLLRKGLDEFIAQLHAYNKEVALVLTTNGFLLKKMAKDLKNAGLSRVNVSLDSLKSDRIIKISKKDALKNVLEGIEESLKVGLKLKLNAVAMKGVNDDEILELLEYAKNRNIQIRYIEFMENSHAKSFVKGLKEQEILDLISQKYKIVGMEKNPKGPSKIYTLENGYQFGIIAPHGDDFCKSCNRIRLASDGKICPCLYYQDAVDVRDAIMSKDIVGMKKLLKQSVINKPEKNMWSDENSETSTRAFYYTGG is encoded by the coding sequence ATGTTAATAGATAGTTTTGATAGGGTTATTGACTATATTAGAGTGTCTGTAACCAAACAATGTAATTTTAGGTGTCAGTATTGTATGCCTACTACGCCATTAGATTTTTTTGATGATGAAGAATTATTGCCCTTAGATAATGTTTTAGAATTTCTTAAAATTGCGATTGATGAAGGCATTAGAAAGATTAGAATTACTGGTGGAGAGCCACTATTACGCAAGGGCTTAGATGAATTTATCGCTCAATTGCATGCCTACAACAAGGAAGTGGCATTAGTTTTAACGACTAATGGCTTTTTACTCAAAAAAATGGCTAAGGACTTGAAAAATGCCGGATTATCACGAGTGAATGTTTCGCTAGATTCTTTAAAAAGCGATAGGATTATTAAAATCTCTAAAAAAGACGCTCTTAAAAATGTGTTAGAAGGCATTGAAGAGTCCTTGAAAGTGGGTTTAAAACTCAAGCTTAATGCTGTGGCTATGAAAGGCGTTAATGATGATGAGATTTTAGAGCTTTTAGAGTATGCAAAGAATAGAAATATACAAATCCGCTATATTGAATTTATGGAAAATTCGCATGCTAAAAGCTTTGTTAAAGGCTTGAAAGAGCAAGAAATTTTAGATTTGATTAGTCAAAAATACAAAATTGTTGGTATGGAAAAAAACCCTAAAGGACCTTCTAAAATCTACACGCTAGAAAATGGCTATCAATTTGGCATTATCGCTCCGCATGGCGATGATTTTTGCAAATCTTGTAATCGTATCCGCTTGGCTTCTGATGGCAAGATTTGTCCATGCCTATATTACCAAGATGCTGTAGATGTTAGAGATGCGATTATGAGTAAGGATATAGTGGGCATGAAAAAGCTTTTAAAACAATCCGTAATCAATAAACCCGAAAAAAACATGTGGAGTGATGAAAATAGCGAAACTTCTACAAGGGCGTTTTATTATACGGGGGGATAA